TTAACATATACCTACAATATCAAACTCATATCAGACTGAGTTCGGGAGGCTTTCTCAAGACAAAGAGAACAAGTTGcaccctgggagactgagttcggGAGGCTCGGACgaaaaggaggcctgtggtttgcacaaaaaccatttCCCAACACATCGTTCAACTtcgttctttttttgtttgtattatttaagTCCTTCAACTTATACTTTTTTGTATACGATGTaatgctttttgtttattttacctgttaTTCTAgtgtttttaatcacaattGTTGCTTTTCTGACTTGAAAGCTTTCTTTTAATTTtgcctgtgttgtttttaatgtccctgAGCAGCACCTTGaatctaaatgtgtgtgtgaaatgttctttataaataaatctacCTTGTGAAAGCCTCTGGTCGGTCTGAATAAACTATTTACCACCGTGTACATGTTTCCTTTCAGATCTTTGAAAACACGAGGGAACAATCACCaggataaatagaaaataacttttatttgtCATCAGTATTTGAACCATCAATGTACAAGGGAGCATCAGCAATATCCTGTCAGACTTTGTATTGCTTTTGAAATGAATCAACACATCACACTTCACGACTtggaacacaaacactttgacgAGAGGCGGACGACGTTCACTCCATCCACGGGCacaacaagcagacacacaaccgaCAATGTTCCCCACGGCCTCCTTCTAATAAATATACTCTTCAGTGTCACGGCCATGATGCAGCCACGAAATAAGGTTCTGTGAAATACtctgaataaatctttttttctataaaaacagtAATAATGCCTCATATTGCAACAGATAAATAATGGAgagatgttttgatttgtgaGCGTCTGAAAAGTGCAAACTATTGTAACGTGTGTCGCCtgaacaacacaaccacaggcACGTGCGGCCGATCGCCTCGTGGTCCCACAGGCACTTGAGATGTTGTGCGGCTTTGCGACACCGAACAGGCACAAGATCACAACGAcaggcaggcgggggggggggggggcgagtggAGCTTCACAGGCACTGAGCTTTAACCGTCCAATGTCACAGGGACACAACTTGAAACTAATTACAAACATCgtatacatgtgtgtatatatacttcTTATTTCTTAATAAAAACCTTCCCTCTTAGTAACAACAGTATTGAGATTGTCTACACAGCTCGTGTGGAAATTTGGTCGACCAAGCTCATGAGTGAATACAAATTGTGTTAACAATTAGTTCCCTCctacccccccccatccccaagAAACCACGGAATTTGATAAAACGAGGAATGTTATACCATGAAAAATGTGTGAATTAGGCCAAAACATGGAGTAAATTGAGATGACTGAACTGCAGCTTATTGTTCTGATCACAAGACTATTTACACAAAGCCACGGTTTTGGCACTCGGACACAGACAACAATAAATTACAGCGATTCCCCaaaaaaccaaccaaccaaaccgAGTGAGACGTCAAAACGAACAGTCAGAACTTCAGAGCCCTGAACACGTGCGTGGAGACATTTAGAGAAAATTCAATAATGTGCCACTGTGTTTTCTTACTTTCACAAAAAACGTGTTTTATGATGCCATGGCAttagtgtaactgcatttttttatttactgtttttaaagtttttggtATAGCATTCAGCACAGCCCTGCAAGATCTCCCTCTGTTGGTGCTTTTGACTCACTACAGGTACAGACGTGGACTTACAGCCAAAATAAACTGCTGCTTTTGAGCATGGAAAATAATGAGTAGTTAAAGGACAGACTAAAAATCAATCAGAATCAAATAAGAAGAAAACGAAAAGCTTCGCTGATATGGATTCATGGATTCTAAGAGGACGCTAAAGAGATAAAACAATCACATTAAAATACAGTCAGCGTTCCGATTTGGTTTCTTTAAAAAGTGCTACGAGCTTCAGGAGGCGTGAAAAGTGATCAGCTGTCTACAATAACACAGGATGAGGAAAAGCAAACCCCTCAGTGTACGGTTCATTTCCTTCATAAGGCGCTTGGTGAGCTAAAAACACGACAAACTAGAAAAAAGCTAAAACTAGCACGAGAATATAAAAGAATGTTTGACCCACATGTCCTCCACATATTCAATGTGAATGAGAGCAACCTTTCAGGGCGTAAAATTAATCGGTCTTGCACATCTATCTActgttaatttaatttagagCTTCAGATCACATggattttgatttcattttcccCTGAAAtaccagtttaaaaaaaaaagtacgaGTGAAGCACGCTAACGACCACAAAGTGCTGCTCACCATCACAGAAGCCTCCGACAACCTAAAAGCTACTTCAATAGTGAAAAGTTTGACTCAAGCAATAACCAGACACGCCTCTGACGTTCTGTGAGCTGGTgacttgaggaggaggaggaggaggaggatgatgatgaaggtcgGCGGTGCACAGTGACGTGGCGTCAAGTTTCTTTATGAGGGCTTCAAGTTGGGGTCGCTGCATCCAAGATGTCAGTGGTTGTGATTGACAGATGTCGGTGTCAGCGGGGTCATACAGGCATGTGCACCTCGGCGTACTCGTTCTGACAGTCGCGCTCGTCAAACGTTGGCTCAGCGTCGTCCGCGTCCAACTGGAAGAAGCAGGGAGACGTCAGAGttagaacagaaacacagagagtcaGTCTCACTCTGAGGCATTTAGAATACTCAATGCTCCGTAGTGTAGTGTCTGATTTAGTTACTGGCCAATTCTCTCAAAAAGTAAAGTGTATATTTCTGCATCTGGGGCCAGGGTGTGCAAAGCGGTGTGTGCTGCCCCCCTGTGGTGAACTTACACATTCTATCTCTCTGACAGTGAAGATGCGGCGCAGCACGAACATCTTCACAGGAACGGTGAGAATGAGGACGAAGGGGAACGCCAGGGACGCCTGTGTGGACATGACCGCCCACAGGCTCGCCAGACACACCAGCTGGATGCAGGTGAACAGATGCATGCGCAGCGTTCGGACCTGGAGGAAACACATTCATTATGAAACCAACACAAGCATTTAGGAGATCACAAATAATGGATGCAAGGATCTGagaattcagtttcatttctcaATGGCAGATTTTCACAAATCCCACAAATGgtgtttggttgttgttgctAGAAAAAGTCCAAGTGAACCTGATATCTTTAAAGTATTTCACTatttcttcacttcttcacattttgaaaaCTCCTTTTAAACAATGCAAAAACATCCAAATGACCACGAGGGTCTCACCTTGCGTATGTAGGTGTGGTCAGGGTGATACTTCGGAGGCAtaagcagcagcatcatccgCTCTGTGAGCTGGATGCCATTGAGAGACATCACGCCCATGTACAGGAAGATACCAAACAGGACGGCCAGGGGGATCTTACGCAACAGGTCAGCGATTACAATGGACATGCCTGGAGAGAAGGAGTTTAAGGATTTcaaaaaaaattccaaacaGGAGTCAAGAGCAGCGACGAGATGTCAGTGAGCGCCACTCACCAACCATGATGGCGACCAGGAGCCCAGTGACCCTCTGCTCCTTCACCTCCTGGATGCGAGGCTTGTCTCCAGGCGCCACGGCCCGGCTCATGACGGTGAGGGCGTTGACGTGGGTCACGGAGCGCACGGTCGCGGCCGCCATCCACGGCAGGCCGAACAGAGCCGAGGCCCCgcccagcaccacgatcagcagCAGGTCCAGATGGAAACCGGAGCCCTTCACCAGCATCCGCTCCTTCTTGCTCACTATCAGGCTGCAGGAAGTACTGAGGCTTTAGCATCGAGCGATAAATCAAAAGCTAACACGATATTTTTCGGCCTGCAGGCTGACTCACGTGGTGATCTGCGTCTccatgaagatgaggatgaaaacCAGCATGGCCGGCAAACAGCAGGCGAACATCATCCAGACCGGGAATTGACCTTCCGAGCCCAGAGGGTTGATGACCCAGCCGCGTTTCTCGGGACTCGTCACAGAAAGTCCACGGGGGACACTCAGTTTCTGGagaggggatgaagatgaaggcgAGGATGATGAAGGTCTGTATCGGGACCTAGTGGGACATTAATGGAAAGCTCCAGTGGTTCGAGTCTCACCTGTGTGTACGTGTCTTCTATGCTGTAATCCACCAGCACCATGATGAGGATGGCGATTGGAACCCCGAAATCTCCAATGATCCTGCGAAgctaaaacacatgaaaacaaacatgtatcCTTGATGTACAATGATAAACACGGAGGTGAATATATTATAATGAATGCCGCAGGACCAGTGTTTGATTTTAGCTCCTCACCCTTCCAGGAAAGAAAGCACTGTCCTTGAACTTGCGCAGGAAGAAGGCGATGAAAAACGTCCCGGCCATGAGGACCAGGGAGAGCAGGGCCGTGTTGGGCTTTCCGAGGACATTCGCCGACGGAGGCGAGGTGCTGTTGCTCAGAACCAGGCTGGTGTTGACCATCGAGGTGCTGTTGTCCAGGGAGCAGTATTTCAGTGGGTGCTCCTTGAAAATCTGAGGGGGTGAATCAGAGCACAACATTGTTACTACAGAGCAGACACAGGCTGCATGTACGTCTGTGCGATCACTCATGAGTCACACTTCCACGTATCACTGCTACACTTTCTGGAAAAATTGAATTAGCCCAAAACCAAGCGGCTTTCAAGTCTGTGCCGCAAAACTACGGTAAAGCAAACCATCCAGAACCGTAAGCCTGGATGATGGTTAAACTCTAAATCCATTTAACTTTCAGGGCCAATCAATCTCACATCACCTCAGGTGCACTTGCTAGAAAAACAGACTAATTTCGACCCCGGGTTCTGAATATCATCCAAAGATTAGTCCGCTCGGTTTAGCGTCAGCGACATAATCTCCCAGCGTGCCAACAAAAAGCTTTTGTAATCAGGAGTTGTTATTTCAAGTTCCAGGCGTACCCTGCCGAGCTTGATGAAGGTCTcgcagatgaagatgagggagatgaggaaggagaagatCTCCTGGGTGAAGCGGGAGACGAAGCGGACCAGGAAACTGCCCTCGAACGCCACCGTGACCACCACGATGATGATGAGCCAGAAGCCGATCCAGACGCGGCCCGTCAGGTACTCGATGTTGGACGAATTGCAGAACTGTGAAAACAGAGACATTGAACATTAGTGTTTAGAGAAGTAGTCAGTCGTACAATAAAGAGACATGCTCTGTCAAATAGAGTTTCACAAGTGATGGTCAACTGAGTCAAGATCTTTAATCGTtttagaaaaatgaataaaagtttaaaagttcaggggtttaaaaaaaaacatctacacaaacaacaaacttgAAAGGAGCTCAGCCAGATTTTCAAATTGTAGGAATATGCCATCACCTGGAGAGTCTCTCTGTCGGCTGTTTGTAAGATGATTACCTATTTTGGACTTACACTGTAAAAAGCTTCCTCAAAAACGAGCAGGGGTCCGGAGAAGCCCACGACCAGCAGCGGCTGAGCCCCGAGCAGGCAGAAGATCACGCCCTGAATGGAGGTCGACACAATCAGCTCCGACACACCGATCAGACCGTCCGTCTTCTCAcctgcaaacaacacacacacgcaacacatCAACACCACAATGCACACAAGCAGGGTTTTAGGTTTCACTGATAGACCTTCTCACGGAAAGCATGAACAAGCTTTGACAGTTCACACGATGGTTCGGCTCCTGTGACACTCACCGAGCAGGCCTCCGAATGTGATGGCCGGGGAGAGCGCAGCGAAGTAGATGAAGATGACCGCAGCCATGCACTGACTGTTCAGGGCGTCCTTGAAGTCGCTGACGTACTTCGGGTACCGCCGCCGCACGTCGTGCACCAGGCCGCCGAAGGGCTTTCCTGTGCGCGCCAAAGGGTCGGCCGACTTCTTCAGAGGGTCGATGAGGGACTCTGGGCAACAGGGGAGAGGACATtgttaatcttaatcttaagaaAGACAGTAAGTCATGCTCCTGATTATGGTTGCAAAGGGGCTTCCAATCGGCCAACTGTTTATACCcctggcattgctttagtgtttttttacaagctttcttctcatcttattctacagaacaatgccacgtgcactctctcatgtgtggagacatttccccccagccaatgtagaaggaagggctgtgtgcatttgcaaatactgtgcaaagacctatgttaagaatcgcacaaagatgcagagacatatagtcaagtgcccaaagttgcctcagggctcaaatcagcctaggacaaaacaaaatgtttatatttatgtcggtatatgacaaggtaaatacagttaataTAATTAgccacacaatttccagtttattcccgttaattcccatggaaactTTCCAACTTTACATATTCCTGGAATTTTGCAACCCCACTCctgatgtttctgatgtttaccaactttaaatatatgtttctgaaatatttaaagttggAAGTTAAACTTTCCAACTTtaaatattcccggaattttgcaaccccaCTCctgatgtttctgatgtttaCCGTCTTCTTCGAGGCTTATCGGCTCTTTGAGCAGTTTGACCTCCTGCTCCGCCCTCTTGCGCAGCATCTCCCGCTGGAAGCCGGCGACGGAGCGCAGCAGCTCGTCACCCCCCATGTCCGAGGGCGGCAGCACGATGCTGCCGTCCAGGAAGCTGTTGATGGCGTTCAGCAGGTCCTGCCTCTCATCGGCCAGATAGGCTACCTCGTGGAATTGCTGGAAGATAATTCAGCCACAAATAATAAGTAAAGTGTGGAGTTGTTGttatatttttctgtgtttatgtgatTTGGGGTTTTTCTTTATCTCGCTCACCTTGTCAGACATCAGCGTGGAGATGGAACGTCCTATCTGGTGGTAGTCGATGCTGGTGGAGGGGGGGCCCAGCATAACAAAGAGGAACCTGACAGGCACAGGGACCTCAAGGACGGACTCCAGCTCCACCGCCTCCAGCAGCCGCACAAACGCCATGGTGGGCTGCTCCAGGAAGTCCACACTCCCTAGAAGACGGCGAGACGTACAAGTCAATGAAAGGTTAAGGAACGTGAGCGAGGTTGAGTTGTTCAGGTGCCAAACGTCGGGTTAGTAACTCACCCACAAGGACAACTGTGGCCTCTGCGTTTTCAGGAAtcttctccagcagcttcagctcATGTTTGGATTTGGACCGATGCATGCCGGGCGGCAAGGACGACTCCTTCTGCTGAGAGCAACCAGGACAGGGAGTCGGATCAGGAGAAAGACAAATATCAGTGATTGAGATTGGTGGGCCACACCCGAGCTCTAGAATTACCTGTCCCTCGTGCTTCTCCATGTTGATGCGTGTGTCCGTGTCCACCGCAGCGTGGACGGTGCCCATGAGCGGGTCGGTGACACACGGCTCCGGCTGATGGGCGTGGTTGGCTCCGTGGTTGGCACCGTGGTTGGCACCGTGGTGGTAGTGTGCCAGGCTGGCGGCGGAGATGTTCCTGGGGAAAGCGCTGGTGTGCTCTTTCTCGTCGCTCGGGTGACTaggggaggcagggagaggcagagagagggtgagcaggaggaagagaggcagCGACCAGGCGTGAAGCCACCCAGTAGCAGGAAGTGTGCAGCCCATCGGAGAAGAGACTTTAACACACAAACTGGTTCACGAGTGTGTGGCTCTGTTGTTATTCAAAGGGTCATAATTGCGGCCTCTGGGATTAAGACAACTAAAAGCCTGTAAACCTTATATTTTGAAAGACTGAAATCTGCAAATATGAGGCTTTGCTCAAGAAACGATTCATTGATTACCAAACTAgttaccttttctttttcttgacTGACTAATTAGTTAATCAAAGGATTTCCTTTCAGCTCCAAACCGATGTCACAATTCACCTGTGTTTAAGCAGCAGGGCCCTCAGGACGTTGGCTCGGTCTTCAGCTTTGATCTGATCCGAGATGATCATCTGCTCCACCACTTGATGTGCGATGCCAGGCAGGGTCTTCTGGTCCAGGCCCAGCAGCACTgcacctacaaacacacacacacacacacacactctgagctcTGTCTTCTACGAAAGgacttgtgcacacacacttgactcGGTTTCTCCTTCTTACCATGCGAGATGGTCTTTCTGAGCTCCAGCAAACTGCGGAAAGACAGAGACGCCACGTGAGGTTTCCCCCAGCggtccgtctcctcctccacgtcctcctCAAACTTGATCCAACGAGCCGTTTCCTTCCACTGCATCTCCTGGTTCTTGTCCATGGTCAGTTCGTTCAGCTCTACAAACACCTTCAGACATCAAAGAGGAGCGAGTGAGACACGGCACAGAACCTCTTTACCGTCCACACCAAACGACATGCATGATCAGTATGTGCACAAAATATACCACCTCATAGCAAAAACACTGTGTAGTTTCCCAGTGGATATGATCACACGTCAGGAGCAATGACTTCAGAGAAGCCTTTTTGTAACTTAGGATCAGAAAACAGACTTCATGCTTACTGGGATTCTCCAGGTTATCCTCCCTTGATAAAAAAGCCAATAACGCCAATAATGTTCTGTGCCTCTCTTAACTCTCAGCATCAAATATTAACTGAACACCATGCAGGTCAGTCACAGTCCGGAGTgaatcaaaatgtcaaaaaatccCCTAATTTGCCGCCATGTGCCGTTAAACACCTGCTGCATGCCAGTGACATCACGCTCACACGAGTCAGACCGGACTCTGGCCGGTCACCCAGCCTCACCTTCTGGCACCGAGCCATTCGACCGGAGGGCATCACGAAGCCTTCAGGCCGCGAGGCACTGCGGTACAGAATCACCGGTATCGGCTGGAGGAGCGAGACGGTGCAGGAGAGGActcagacactgacacagaggatGGGACCCTCACCACGACACACATAGCTAATAGTCCCAGAGCGCACACACCTGACAGGGACCTGTCGGGCTGCCGGGGGCTCGGAGcactgtgtgagagagtgtgtgtgtgtgtgtgtgtgtgtgtgtgagtgtgttaataAAAcatagctctctctctctctctcaagagCTCCCAGTGTCTGGTTACTCaagctcccctctctctctctctctctctcgctcttcttctttccatgtgtgaaagaaaagaactcattcattcatttttaattgtCTCCATCCCTCCCGGTCCcatccacacaaaaaaaaagaagagtagGCTGCACTAAAtgtgacagagggaaagagggggggggggggcagttccCAGGATTAACAGGATtgagaaaataaagattaaaacataaaatattctCCGACTCATCAAACTGAAAGTTTATTAAAAGGCCCCCTCAGTATTTTGTCTAACCATATGAAAACAAAGATTAAATGTTCTCAGCTCTTGCTCTGGAAAACTGCGACAAATTCTTtttagattattttattattattagtatttaaaAGACCAAACAATTAAATGAATTTGAAGTTATTTTTATCATCGTACATTTGGATCCTGATTAATTGATTCCATCCCAGTGAGCCTCTTTAAAGACACGTTTCCTGGTCTAGTTGTGTACAGTAAAGCTGAAGAGCATGTATGACCCGGGAGTCATGTTTCACCTCATGTGGGCTGTGGTCCTGCTTGCGGCTGCGGCTGGTCGGCTCTTTGTGGTCTTTACTGGTGTGCACCACTTGTCCCTTGGTGCTCTTTCTGACCAGGTGTCTGCGCATCCCGGGGACATCTTCAAAACGATGAcctggtggagagagaggaaacgagGGGGCTGAGACTACACCCTTTAGcaatttaaaagacatttaaaaagcagcacAAATCATAAGTGTGACATCCTGCAGGTAGTTTGCTCTGTTCAGCGTGTTTTCTTCAGCCTGTGACACGTTGACCTTTCCCCCCTGAGTTCAAGTCTCAGCCCAGGGACTCACACAGGGGGTGGCCACTTCTCTTTTGTCTCAACAGCCCCCACAGCTGAGATTAGGGTTACTCATGGTGGCAGCACACCGGACTCTGAATAGGTTGCTGAGAGAGACCCTGGGTGGCACAGACACCACGCAGCACCGCGGGCACAACTGTCTCTGTCAGGTGGTACGATCTAAAACTTCAACGCGCCCGTTTGCACTCTGTAAATGAGCATGCAAATATAAATTCACAATATAGGAAGGACGCGAAAACTGAAAAGCAAGAATAGAAAAGTCTTCGTGAATAACCGGTCGTCTTACCTTCATCGGCGCTTGTAAATTCTATGTTACAAACCGTGATGCGTTTGAGGGTCTTCATCAATGTTCAtctatcctctcctccctctacCTGGACCTGCACAATCCTCGACTCTTACTGAGAAGGTGTATTGTCAAGTTGCTCCATGATGGGTTCACTGGAGTGTGAGTCGAGTAGGGTGCAGTGAAATGGGGCCTGACTGGCATGGAGCTCTTGAAGGAGGGGAGGCAGGACAGCGGTGGGCGTTGGGTGAGCGCTGGCACGGCCATCTGTCTACGTGACCCACGCAAACCGGACTCTGGGACTTACGCTAACGTTTTGACAAGATGGGAAAGGTAGTAATTTCCTGACCGGCGTCCGACCCCCGAGGAGACTGAAACTATCAGAAAGCATCAGCGAGCCGAGGCGTGAATTGGCTCAGGTTGAATGAAAAAGGGGAGGGACAGAGATCTAATAATTCCTATTGTTGAGCAGCAGCCAGAGACACAGACTTTCCCAGGATGATTTACGGTGGCGGGAAgcagataaaagaaaacacaaagtaacTGGTGTCTTCTTTTGAAGCCTCGTGACGACCGAACCCTGGAGCCGGACTACATCGAGCCAGTTCCTCAAACTACAGCGTCTCCATCCCGCGTCTGAGGCAGTTTAACTATTCCAATCGTTCTACTCCATTAATAATTAGAGCTTATGAACTTGGATCCCGGTTTCTCAATTAGCTACCATGATGGCCCGGGCCCGGGGGCCTCAGCTGACAGCAGGAACGGCTAATTTAATTATGCGAGCCTGTCTGCCACACTCTCtgataagctgctgctgtccgCTGAGGGGTCAGCCGCCTGACGTAAATCTCCCCGGCCCTGAACACGAGCCCCCGCTGGGCCAGGGGGCCCGGGGACGTCAGTGCAGTGGGGAGCCGACTGCAATGTACAAGGGGACTCGAGGTGGCCCCCAGCAATCGCACAGATATTTCTGGAGGAATCCAGACATCAACAAAGCCAGGACTTCATGACCGTTTATTTTTCTAATCACATAACAATGCAGAAGGTAATGAAGCCacaaattatttcattattacatTTGGTCTCTACTCACTCTTGATGCCGTCCAGGTCGGCGGAGGCCAGTGTCTGCGCCTCGCTCTCGTCGGTGGGGATGCGCTCGTACTTGGCCTGCTCGGTGCCCGTCATGTTGCCCGTGCGCCGGCGGTCTTGCAGGTCGTAGCTGCGGCTGGTGGACGACTGCCGGGCCAGGGCAATGTGTTCAGGTGGCCCTGACTGGGAGGGACTGGAAGTGTCGGATGTGTCCGGCTTacttgaaagagaagcagaggaaccAGGCGGCTGATTTACTATTTTCCCAAAACATACCTTGTTTACAATTAGAAACTTCCAATGCAAATTGACTTTCCATTTGCTTTgaaccacaaacacacccttTACTGCTCTTGTTTATCATAACTTTCAACAATTAGCAAGTCAGCAGTAAAGTTAAAGGTCGCCTTCTGATCCAGATATTTCACCCTTCTGCTGATGCTCCTTCTACAATTCACACGATTAAATACTCTAACAAAACTCTCAGAAGAGAGTGAACTCACCGTCCTTTTCCTCCGGTATCACTTCTCTTTCAAGACGCTCGCTTTCCCTCACCTTTCTACCCTGGTATTAAAAATCCTCTGTGACTCTGTCCCTCTCCGACGGACTGAAAACAAGCAGCGTGCCTGAGCAAATGCAGCTTTATCCCAGCTCAGATCTAAACCCTCACGAAGTGGAGAAGTAAATGTCATAGGTGGAGCCTGCGGCAGCTGAGGTGTGTTGTGTCCTCTGGGGCGACAGGTGATATATGGGTCTCTGAGGAGAGGATTACTCTGGCCCATCAGATCGGGCCCAGCAGGCCCAGCAGGCCCACTGGATGCCTGAGACATGGTAACGTCCAGTGGGCTCCCCGCTGACCAATAAGACATTGTGTGCCTGAGCGCTCTAACCCAATCAGAACAGCTGTGTGAACACTTCAGCAACACGGCAAATAGGAACATTACGCAACCGCTGCAGCAGGTAAAGTCTCATTCTGAAGCTGAGCGTCTCTCACACgtctctctgtttatttactGATTCCAGGACTCACTCTGTGGAAGTTCCGTCCGCAGCGTCTGCTCCGACACCGGACTGTGGTACGATTTCCAGCGATCGGGCTGCGTGAGGGCTCTCTGGGCCCCGTGTGGCTGAAGGGTCTTCATCGGAAACAAAGAACTGTGGAGGGGACGCAGAGTGTGAGAGCAGAGGATGGACCCCCAAAGTGAACGGAGAaacaatagtggagaatgtgtgGATCCGGTGAAGCCTTACGTAAAAACATTATCTTACCGTCAACCAATGTTTAAAGTGCTGTGCATACTAAGTGACAGATATATCTAGACAGTGAAACTACGAATTAAATACAAGAATAATAAAATTACAATTAGGTTGTTTGTCTAAAATATGATTCTATAAACTAGTTACACCGTGATCAGGTTAAATCTGGTCCTGCTACAGCCTTTTGATTCAGTGAAGTATCATAATAACCAAAACACGAAACCCCCGATGAATAATTCAGACTGTACTGAAATATTCATAGAGGAAAATATAGTAACGACACGACAGTGAGAAGACAATGGGCCATTTGTTCTGCATCACATTCCTGAACGGCCGTGTGACTGTGAATGTgatgcagattaaaaaaaacattcgcTTTACATTAACAGGGTTTCTAGTTTTGTACGGACAGTTTGAGACTCTGAAGGGAAACAAGATTTTAAAACACAAGCCAGACACGCGTGTGGCTAGAATATCAGTTTTTTTGTATCCTCTGGTTTTCGATCATTGTGATGTGTGTTTCCAGACCAACTAGGACACAGTGTGTAGTTAAGTGATTCAGTTCTAATGTCCTGATAAGTGATAGATGATTCTTGCAATTGTGTGTTTAACGTTTCGCCAATTTGCCAAATGACAGATCTGCAGCCTTCATTGTTTTACACGTTACAGTAAACTGGATATTTTAAGGTTTTTGATTGTCAGTTAGAGAAATGAACATTTTCTGAATCAAGAACTAAAGCGTCATTATAAGACTTATAAGAAGCCAAAGCATTACCTCCacatctttccctctctctgagTCAGATGGAGCCGAACttgccgcctcctcctcctcgtcctcttcatcctctccctcctcgaTGGGGCCACTGCTGGAAGCGTGGCTGCTTTTGTGatctttttccttcttcctcttcttgccGCCCTTCTTCCTGCGTCCCTCTGAGGGCAGCTTGGACAGAGGCCGGTGGATGTGGTGAGACGAGTGACGGTGGTCTGCGGAGAAGATGGAGCGGAGACGAGACACGAGGATTATAGCAGGTGCTATTTTAAATGTAGAGCTTGGTGAAAGTTGAAAGTTCAAACAGCAActttgaactgtgtgtgtgtgcgcttacATT
The window above is part of the Platichthys flesus chromosome 21, fPlaFle2.1, whole genome shotgun sequence genome. Proteins encoded here:
- the slc4a2b gene encoding anion exchange protein 2b isoform X4; the encoded protein is MSNPGTPDQITDAMAAVIHNPEVPSSSSVHVTPRPEEEDDGDLNKALGVQRFQQILSPASVVPDEQHHPYHDEDIEYHRHSSHHIHRPLSKLPSEGRRKKGGKKRKKEKDHKSSHASSSGPIEEGEDEEDEEEEAASSAPSDSERGKDVEFFVSDEDPSATRGPESPHAARSLEIVPQSGVGADAADGTSTDKPDTSDTSSPSQSGPPEHIALARQSSTSRSYDLQDRRRTGNMTGTEQAKYERIPTDESEAQTLASADLDGIKSHRFEDVPGMRRHLVRKSTKGQVVHTSKDHKEPTSRSRKQDHSPHEVFVELNELTMDKNQEMQWKETARWIKFEEDVEEETDRWGKPHVASLSFRSLLELRKTISHGAVLLGLDQKTLPGIAHQVVEQMIISDQIKAEDRANVLRALLLKHSHPSDEKEHTSAFPRNISAASLAHYHHGANHGANHGANHAHQPEPCVTDPLMGTVHAAVDTDTRINMEKHEGQQKESSLPPGMHRSKSKHELKLLEKIPENAEATVVLVGSVDFLEQPTMAFVRLLEAVELESVLEVPVPVRFLFVMLGPPSTSIDYHQIGRSISTLMSDKQFHEVAYLADERQDLLNAINSFLDGSIVLPPSDMGGDELLRSVAGFQREMLRKRAEQEVKLLKEPISLEEDESLIDPLKKSADPLARTGKPFGGLVHDVRRRYPKYVSDFKDALNSQCMAAVIFIYFAALSPAITFGGLLGEKTDGLIGVSELIVSTSIQGVIFCLLGAQPLLVVGFSGPLLVFEEAFYSFCNSSNIEYLTGRVWIGFWLIIIVVVTVAFEGSFLVRFVSRFTQEIFSFLISLIFICETFIKLGRIFKEHPLKYCSLDNSTSMVNTSLVLSNSTSPPSANVLGKPNTALLSLVLMAGTFFIAFFLRKFKDSAFFPGRLRRIIGDFGVPIAILIMVLVDYSIEDTYTQKLSVPRGLSVTSPEKRGWVINPLGSEGQFPVWMMFACCLPAMLVFILIFMETQITTLIVSKKERMLVKGSGFHLDLLLIVVLGGASALFGLPWMAAATVRSVTHVNALTVMSRAVAPGDKPRIQEVKEQRVTGLLVAIMACPL